A part of Cannabis sativa cultivar Pink pepper isolate KNU-18-1 chromosome 6, ASM2916894v1, whole genome shotgun sequence genomic DNA contains:
- the LOC115695012 gene encoding uncharacterized protein LOC115695012 produces MVRTRVNSSVTSTDANDNPVVDAPSNIAPPPLQTSTHTIPKAPASAPQNHSALIDRPAYEDVRSPYYLSTAGHPGLALATLVLTNHNFQPWKRDFKILIGAHNKTPFLDNSLPKPPPQDPLLSSSIRCNQMVQSWILHSVSPKIRSSIMYLDTTLEMWSELHNRFNQGNSSCIFKLNETLTFLHQGDDSVSAYFTRLTAIWDEINQLHPKVPCTCLAAAKTQEYLNNDQVL; encoded by the coding sequence ATGGTGCGCACTCGAGTGAACTCCTCAGTTACTTCCACTGATGCAAATGATAATCCAGTGGTCGATGCTCCTTCAAACATTGCTCCGCCACCATTGCAGACATCGACTCACACCATTCCTAAAgctcctgcttcagctcctCAAAATCACTCTGCTCTGATTGATCGACCAGCGTACGAGGATGTTAGAAGTCCCTACTACCTCAGCACTGCAGGTCATCCAGGTTTAGCCTTGGCCACACTAGTTCTTACTAATCACAATTTCCAACCATGGAAGCgtgatttcaaaattttaataggTGCGCACAACAAAACCCCTTTCCTTGACAACAGTCTTCCCAAACCTCCTCCCCAAGATCCTCTGTTGAGTTCTTCGATCCGTTGTAATCAAATGGTTCAATCTTGGATCCTTCATTCCGTCTCTCCCAAAATAAGGAGCAGTATCATGTATCTTGATACTACACTCGAAATGTGGTCTGAACTTCACAATAGATTCAACCAAGGGAACAGTTCTTGCATCTTCAAACTTAATGAAACCTTGACCTTCTTGCATCAAGGAGATGACTCGGTGAGTGCTTACTTCACCAGATTAACTGCTATTTGGGATGAAATCAATCAATTGCATCCAAAGGTTCCTTGTACTTGTTTGGCTGCTGCAAAAACCCAAGAATATTTGAATAATGATCAGGTATTATAA